Proteins encoded by one window of Manihot esculenta cultivar AM560-2 chromosome 10, M.esculenta_v8, whole genome shotgun sequence:
- the LOC110625043 gene encoding actin-related protein 7 produces the protein MEAAVIDAGSKLLKAGTAVPDQAPPMIIPTKMKRMLEDGSSTDTPSFEDVNVDPVVRGFIRDWDAMEDLLQYVLYTGLEWEEGNEGQILFTDPLCTPKSVREQLVQLMFETFNVSGFYASEQAVLSLYAVGRISGCTVDIGHGKIDIASVIEGAVQHIASRRFEIGGIDLTKLLAQELGKSNPLVNLNVSDVEIIKEKYSSCAEDEVAYEKTQKSSEFEEHTLPDGQVIKVGKERYTVGEALFQPSILGLEAHGIVEQLVRSISTVSSENHRQLLENTVLCGGITSMPGFEDRFQKEASLSSSAIRPSLVKPPEYMPAELTQYSAWVGGAILAKVVFPQNQHVTKGDYDEAGPSVVHRKCF, from the exons atggaggcCGCAGTGATAGACGCAGGATCCAAGCTTCTTAAAGCGGGAACCGCAGTTCCAGATCAGGCGCCCCCTATG ATTATTCCTACCAAAATGAAACGAATGCTTGAAGATGGTTCATCAACTGATACTCCATCATTTGAGGATGTCAATGTTGATCCAGTTGTTCGGGGTTTTATAAGAGACTGGGATGCTATGGAAGATTTGCTACAATATGTTCTCTACACTGGCCTTGAATGGGAAGAGGGAAATGAAGGACAAATTTTGTTTACTGATCCACTTTGCACCCCCAAG TCTGTCAGGGAACAATTGGTGCAATTGATGTTTGAAACTTTTAATGTCTCGGGGTTTTATGCATCAGAGCAAGCTGTTTTGTCCCTTTATGCTGTTGGACGTATATCTGGATGCACAGTTGATATTGGTCATGGGAAGATAG ATATTGCATCTGTAATTGAAGGTGCTGTTCAGCATATTGCCTCAAGAAGATTTGAAATTGGCGGTATTGATTTAACCAAGTTACTAGCCCAAGAACTGGGTAAATCTAATCCTTTGGTGAATCTCAATGTCTCTGATGTTGagataataaaagaaaagtacTCTTCTTGTGCTGAAGATGAGGTTGCCTATGAGAAGACCCAAAAGTCAAGTGAGTTTGAGGAACATACCCTTCCTGATGGGCAG GTGATAAAAGTTGGAAAAGAAAGATATACTGTTGGTGAGGCTTTGTTTCAACCATCAATATTGGGTTTGGAAGCACATGGAATTGTTGAGCAGCTTGTTCGTAGCATTTCTACAGTTTCTTCTGAGAATCACCGGCAGCTGTTGGAAAATACTGTCCTTTGTGGCGGCATAACTTCTATGCCTG GTTTCGAAGATAGATTCCAGAAAGAAGCTAGCTTGAGCTCATCAGCTATTCGCCCATCACTTGTAAAG CCCCCAGAATATATGCCAGCTGAGTTGACACAGTATTCAGCATGGGTAGGAGGTGCCATTCTTGCGAAAGTGGTGTTCCCTCAAAATCAGCATGTTACAAAGGGGGATTACGATGAAGCTGGACCATCTGTTGTTCATCGGAAATGCTTCTGA
- the LOC110624657 gene encoding cytokinin riboside 5'-monophosphate phosphoribohydrolase LOG1, with translation MEGEKGISATSEKTRRFKRICVFCGSRAGYKSSFGDAALQLGKELVERKINLVYGGGSVGLMGLISQTVFNGGCHVLGVIPTALRLHEISGETIGEVITVADMHQRKAEMAKHADGFIALPGGYGTLEELLEIIAWSQLGIHDKPVGLLNVDGYYNSLLSLFDKGVEEGFIKDTARHIVVIAETAAELIKKMEEYTAVHDKVAPRQSWEVDQLSESTTGGEPLGF, from the exons ATGGAAGGAGAAAAAGGAATATCTGCAACAAGTGAAAAAACAAGAAGGTTTAAGAGAATATGTGTCTTCTGTGGGAGTAGAGCTGGATACAAGTCTTCATTTGGTGATGCTGCTCTTCAACTTGGTAAAGAACTG GTTGAGAGAAAGATTAATTTGGTGTATGGTGGAGGAAGTGTAGGTCTTATGGGTTTGATCTCACAAACTGTGTTTAATGGAGGTTGCCATGTTCTTGG AGTGATCCCTACGGCTCTCAGGCTACATGAG ATATCAGGAGAAACCATAGGAGAAGTGATAACTGTTGCAGATATGCACCAAAGAAAAGCAGAAATGGCAAAACATGCAGATGGTTTCATTGCACTTCCTG GTGGTTATGGAACTCTGGAAGAACTTTTAGAGATAATTGCCTGGTCTCAGCTAGGAATTCATGACAAACCA GTGGGATTGTTAAATGTAGATGGATATTACAACAGCTTGCTTTCTTTGTTTGATAAAGGAGTTGAAGAAGGTTTTATAAAAGATACAGCAAGGCATATAGTGGTTATAGCAGAAACAGCAGCAGAACTCATCAAGAAAATGGAG GAGTACACAGCAGTCCATGACAAGGTTGCACCCAGACAAAGTTGGGAAGTGGACCAATTATCAGAGTCTACAACAGGTGGGGAACCCTTAGGATTTTAG